One Isoptericola dokdonensis DS-3 genomic window, GAACAGCGTCGTCTTGCCGACGCCGTTCGGGCCGATGACACCGACGATGCCGTTGCGCGGCAGGGTGAAGCTCAGACCGTCGATGAGCTGGCGGTCGTCGAAGCCCTTCTCGAGCTTCTCCGCCTCCAGGACCACGCTGCCCAGGCGCGGGCCCGCGGGGATCTGGATCTCCTCGAAGTCGAGCTTCCGCGTCCGCTCCGCCTCGGCCGCCATCTCCTCGTAGCGGGCCAGACGCGCCTTGGACTTGGTCTGGCGGCCCTTCGCGTTCGACCGCACCCACTCGAGCTCGTCCTTGAGGCGCTTGGCGAGCTTGGCGTCCTTCTTGCCCTGGACGGCCAGACGCTCCTGCTTCTTCTCCAGGTAGGTGGAGTAGTTGCCCTCGTACGGGTAGAGGCGGCCGCGGTCGACCTCGCAGATCCACTCCGCGACGTGGTCGAGGAAGTACCGGTCGTGGGTGACGGCGAGGATCGCGCCGGGGTAGGTCGCCAGGTGCTGCTCGAGCCACAGCACGGACTCGGCGTCCAGGTGGTTGGTGGGCTCGTCGAGGAGCAGCAGGTCGGGCTTCTCCAGGAGCAGCTTGCACAGCGCGACGCGGCGGCGCTCACCACCGGACAGCACGGACACGTCGGCGTCCGGCGGCGGGCAGCGCAGCGCGTCCATCGCCTGCTCGAGCTGGGAGTCGAGGTCCCACGCGTCGGCCGCGTCGATGGCCTCCTGGAGCTCGCCCATCTCGCCCATCAGCGCGTCGAAGTCGGCGTCGGGCTCCGCCATGAGCGCGGAGATCTCGTTGAAGCGGTCGATCTTCGCCTTGATCGGCCCGACCGCCTCCTCGACGTTGCCGAGGACCGTCTTCTCCTCGTTCAAGGGCGGCTCCTGCAGCAGGATGCCCACCGAGTAGCCCGGGGACAGCCGCGCCTCGCCGTTCGACGGCTGGTCGATGCCCGCCATGATCTTGAGGATCGTCGACTTGCCGGCACCGTTGGGGCCGACGACGCCGATCTTCGCGCCGGGCAGGAAGTTCAGCGAGACGTCGTCGAGGATGACCTTGTCGCCGTGCGCCTTGCGCGCCTTGTACATGGAGTAGATGAACTCAGCCACTGGCTCTGTTCCACCGTTCGATCGCGCTACGAGTGAGGGATTGCGGGGCGGCCGGGCCGGGGTCCCGGCGGGCGCCCGGTCCCCCAGCCTACGCGACCTCCCCCGTCAGGCGTCGACCAGGACCCGGTCGGGCGCCGGGTCGTCCTGCGCGGCGTCCGGCTCGCCCGGGGCGTCTCCGGGGGCGTCTCCAGGCGCGTCGCCCGGGGTGTCGCCCGGGTCGGCGGCCCACGGGTCGTCCGTGACCGCTCCGCCGGGGCCATGCCAAGGGTCGGACCCCGGACCCTGCGGGCCGCGCCCCGCCCCGGCCTCGCCCTCGGAGGCCTCGACCCGCACCCGCGCGAAGCGCGTGACGCCCCGGGTGGCGTCCGGTCCGACGGCGTCGGCCTCCACCACCAGGCTGCACCGCTCGCGTCCGTCGCGGTCCGTCCACTCGTCGGTGGAGAGCCGCCCGACGACCACGACGGGCTGGCCCTGCACCAGCGACTCCGACACGGTGCGGGCCGCGGCCCGGAACGCCTTGACCGTGAACCACGTGGTCGCCCCGTCGCGCCACTCGCCGCTGCGGGGGTCGCGCACCCGCCGGGTGCTCGCCACCCGGAAGCTGGTCCACGGCACCTGGTTGGCCGACAGGTGCAGCTCGGGCGTCGTCCCGACGTACCCGGTCACCGTCACGCTGGCCTCGCTCATCGCGTCCTCCTGGGTTCCCGCGGCCGGCCGTGCGCCGGTCGCGGGTCCAGGGTCAGACGGCGGCGTCGGCCCTGTCCTGCCCGGAACCTCCGGCTGTGGACGACGCGGAGGTGTCCGCCCCGGTGGGCAGCCGCAGCGCCCCGGTCAGCGGCCGCGCCGCCGTCTCCTCGCGGGCGGCCAGGGCCGACTCGCGCACCTGGCGCTGCTCCCCCAGGATCCGCTGCGTCGGCTCGCCCAGCCGTGCGACGAGCACCCGGCGCACCGCCGCCCGGCCGTCCTCGCGCACCTGCGCCGTGCGCCGGGACGCCAGCCGCCGCCGCAGCGACGTCCGCGCCGCCGCCAGGACCCCGGCGGCGACGACCAGCACCACGCCCGCCACGGTCACCACGACCCCCCAGGGGTCGTCCAGCGGGACCACGCCCAGCAGGGCGAGCACCCCGACGACCGCGAGCACCGCGCCCACGGCGAGGCACGCCCACGACGCGCGCCGCAGGAGCCGCGACGACGCCGGGCCCCGCACGTCGAGGTCCACGTCGCGCAGCGCCGCCGTGACGTCGGCGCGCAGGGCGTCCGACCCCGCGACCGCCTCGGCGAGCGAACGCTGCCAGCCGGGCCGCAGCGCGGCCCCCGCGCGGGTGAGCCACCGCGCGCGGGACAGCGCGATCGCGTCGCGGTCGGGCGCGGGCAGGTCCGGGGCGCCGTACCCGTTGCGCACCGCCGCGCCGACCTGGTTGGCGACCTGGTCGAGACCGGTGGCCTCGACGACGGGCTCCAGCTCGCGGTCGACGGCGGCGTCGAGCTGCCACGGCGTATCGGAGGGCACCTGGGCGAGCAGCGCGACGGCCGCCGAGTCGAGCTCCGCCGCCGCACGGCCGGCCGCCACGGAACGCCGCTCGCACGCCTCCTCGAGGATCTCGCGCACGCGCGCCACGCCCTCGCCGGTGCGCGCCGACACCGGCTGGACGTGCACGCCCTCCAGCCCGTCGTCGGCGAGCAGCCGGTCGAGGTCCTCGACGAGGTTCTGCCGCTGGGTCTCCGGGACGGTGTCGACCTGGTTGAGCAGCACCACCATCGACGACTCGGACCCGACCTGCGCCCGCAGGTAGCCCGAGTGCAGGGCGTCGTCGGCGTACTTCTGCGGATCCACGACCCACACCAGCAGGTCGACCAGCGGCAGCACGCGGTCCACGACCTCGCGGTGGGCGGGCTCGACGGAGTCGTGGTCGGGCAGGTCGAGCAGCACGAGCCCGGACAGCGCGCCCGCACCGTCGCCCTCGAGGTCCTCGCTGTGCGCGATGCGGCGCTCGCGGTCGACGCCGATCCAGTCGAGCAGGGCCTCGGCCTCGGCCGACCACGAGCAGGCCGTCACGCGCGCCGTGGTGGGGCGCTTGACGCCGACGTCGGCGAAGGACAGCCGCGACACCTTGTTGAACAGGCTCGACTTGCCCGAGCCGGTGCCGCCGGCGAGCGCGACCACCGTGTGGTCGACGCCGAGCGCGAGCCGCTGCCGCACGCCCTCCACGGCGGCGGCGACCCGGCGTGCGGTCGCCCCGTCGAGGCGGGGGCCTGCCAGGTCGAGGGCGGAGGCCAGCGCGTCGGTGCGGGCCTGCAGGGTGGCGTCGTGCGAGGTCGTCATGTGAGCCTCCTCAGCTCGGCGAGCCGCAGGCGCAGCGCGGCGGCGGCGTCGTCCGCCAGGTCGGGTGCGTCGAGGGCGGCGTGCACGGCCGCGACCTCGTCGTCGACGACGGTCTCCGCGCGGGCCGCGAGGTCCTCCCGCAGCCAGGTGACGTCGTCGGCGAGCCCGCCGGGCACCACCCGGCCCAGCAGCCGGACGGCGTCGTCGCTGCCGGCGGCGGCGGCGAGCAGGAGGGTCGCGAGCCCGCGGTCCCCGAACGCCTTCGCGGCGGCGGCCACCGGTGCGGACGGCGCGGCCGCCAGCGCGGTGACACGCTCGTCGCCGCCCGCGGTCCACGCCGCGACGGTCGCCGGGACGGCGGCCTCCCGCGCGGCGACCCGCTCGGCCTCGACGGGGGTGACGTGGCTCCCGCCGGGCGGTCCGGTCGGGCCGGTGAGCACGCCCCGCAGCCGGTCCTCGACGCGGGCGCCGGAGGCGGTGAGGGTGCGCGCCGCGGCTCCCGCGACGTCGTCGCGCAGCACGTCCAGGGCGGCGGACCTGGTCCGGCCCCGGCGCCGTGTGCTGCGCACCCGGTCGCCCTTGACGGTGATCCGGTCGATGCCGACCGTGCCGGACAGCTCGCGCCAGCGCGACTCGACCGACGCCCCGGCCACGACCCCGGCGAGCACCGCGTCCCGGGCGAGCTTGCGGGCGGCGGGGATCTCGGCGTCGACCACCCTGCGCAGCGCGTCGACCGCCTCGCCCTGGTGCTCGACCGCGTCGGCGAGCGTGGTCACCCAGGCGGGCAGCGCGTGCAGCGACCCCTTGAGGGTGCGCACGACCACCGCCCGCGACCGCTCCGGCCCGGCGAGCATGGTGAGCCACCGCTTCACGGGCGCCACCACGGACTCGTCCAGCAGGCCCTCGTGCGGGCCGACGTCGGGCACGACGAACAAAGGGGTGTCGGTCATGCCGTGGGAGCGCAGCCGCTCCATGAGGTCGCCACGGATCGTCGGCAGGTTCTCCTTCGGCACCCGGTTGAGCACCATCGCCACGGACGCGCCGCGCTCGGTGGCGCGGGACAGCGCCTGCCACGGCAGGGCGTCGCCGTACCGCGAGGCGGTGGTGACGAACAGCCACAGGTCCGCGCCCTCGAGGAGCTGGTGCGCCGTGGAGCGGTTCCCCTGGTCGAACGAGTCGAGGTCGGGCGCGTCGAGCAGCGCGGTGCCACGCGGCACCCCGGCGTGGTGGATCACGCGGGACAGCTCGGTCGCCGGGCCGTCGGCGATCACGTCGGCGTCGGCGGGGTTGAACGCGAGCACCGGCTCGCGCGTGGTGGGGCGCAGCACGCCCGCCGCGGACACCTCCTCGCCGAGCAGCGAGTTGTACAGGGTCGACTTGCCCGCCCCCGTGGAGCCCGCCACCACGACGACGGCGGGCGAGCTGAGCTCGCGCAGCCGCGGCAGGAGGTGCTCGTCGAGCTGGGCGAGCAGGCGGTCCCGCGACGCGGTGGCCTCCGCGGCGCCGTCGACGGGCAGCGGGAGGCGGACGTCGGCCACGTCACGGCGCAGGTCGCGGGCGACGTCGTGGACCGTGAGGCCGATCTCTCCGGCCGCGTCCGCGTCCGCACGCCCGCCGAGCAGGCGGCCGGAACGAGGGGTGGTTGTCACGCGCTCATCCTGGCGCGCCGATGCGCCTGTGCCAAACGCGCGCGCCGCGCGGGTCCGCACCAGGTCGCGGTTCAGTGCTCGTCGGCGCCCGGCGCGGGCCGGCCGTTCTCCCGCTCCCACGCGTCGAGCTGCTGGGTGAGCGCCCGGGCGAGCTCGAACACCTGCTGCGGCGGGATCCGCACCCGGGACACGACGCGGGCCGGCATGACCCGCCCGCCGGTCTGCTCCCCCGAGGCGGGGTCCACCACGGCCTTGGCGGGGGACTTGGCGGCGACGAAGTCCAGGACGAACGACGTGGACGTGTGCCACACGGAGGCGAAGTCGGCGGGGACGCCCGTCTCGTGCTCGGTGGGGAGGTCGATCTGGAGCTTCATCTCAGCGCCGGTCATGGCGGTCCTCTCACGGGCGGCAGGGGCCCCTCGACCGTACCGCCGTCCCGGGCCCGGCGGGTGTGGTGCCCCCGGCAGGACTCGAACCTGCAACCGACGGATTAGAAGGCCGTTGCTCTATCCATTGAGCTACGGAGGCGCAGGGTCATCGTAGTCACCCGTCGACGGCGTCCCGCGCCGTCGCCGCGCCCCGGTCGCCTGCCGTGACGGCACGCAGCCGCAGGGCCAGCAGCCCGCAGACCAGGCACACCGCCGCGTTGACGAGCACGAGGACCCGATGGTCGACGACGGCGAGCGCGGCGGCCCCGGCCAGCGTCACCAGGACGCCGGGCAGGTTCAGCACGACGTGGCTCGCGGCGCCGACGCGCCCCTGGAGCCGGGCGGGGGTCATCACCTGACGCTCGGTGACGAACGCGACGACCGACGACGTGACGGAGAACCCGACGACCCCCATCGCGACGACGGCGGCCACCACGCTCGAGGAGGCGAGCGGCACGAGGCCGACCCCGAGGCCGAGCAGCCCGGCGGTGAAGACGGGCAGGCGGCCCCACCGCAGCATGAGGCGCCCGGCCAGCAGGCCGGCGACGAGCCCGGCCACCCCCTGGAACGTGGTGAGCGGGCCGAGCAGGGCGGCGTCGAGCCCGAGGTGGTCGAGGATCGCGAACGCGACGGCGTTGACGAGGCCGACGGCGGCGAGCGCCCCGAGGATGGTCCAGGTCATCCCGCCCAGCGGCGGGGTGGAGAACAGGTGCCGGAACCCGTCGAGCGCCTCGTGCCAGAACCCGGCGCCCTCGTCGTCGGTGGCGACGGACTCCGTGAGGCGCACGCCCGCGAACACGGCGGCCGCGCCGAGGAACGCGACGATCGCGGCGGCCACCAGCGGCCCGGGGCCGGTCCACACGTACACGGCGGCGCCGAGCAGCGGCATGGAGATGCGGAACACCTGGTCGATGGCGGCGAGCCGACCGTTGGCGAAGCCGAGGGACTCGTCCGGCAGCAGGTCCTTGAGGAGCCCGGACTGGCAGGCCGCGGTGACGTAGGCGACGGTCGCGTAGACCACGGCGACCACGTAGACGAGCCACACGTGCGACGCCTGCGAGACCCAGAACAGCGGGACGAGCACGGCGGCGCCGGCCACGTACGTCCACACGAGCATCCGCCGTCGCGAGACGCGGTCGGCGAGGCGGCCGAGGAAGGGCGCGACGAACGCGGGCGCCCCGAAAACGGCGAAGGTCGCGCCGCCGAGCGCGGCGCTGCCCGTGAGGTCGGTGACCCAGACCGCGAAGATCAGCGACAGGACGGAGTCCGCGAAGTTGGTCAGCGCCCAGCCCGCGGTGAGGACGCGGAACGTCGTCGTACGCAGCGCGGCCGCGGGTGAAGTCACCGGCACACGGTACCGGCCGGGCGCGCGGCACCTCCGCAGAAGAAGGGGAGGAAAAGGCCGTGCACCACGACCCCTCCCTCCTCCATCCTGGAGGCTCACCGCGGTGACGTCCGTCCGACCTCCGGACGGTCGGGTGGTCCCTGGCCCGGACCGACAAGACCCACGTCACGAAGGAACACTCCCATGCACACCCTGGAATCGATGGCCCTGTACCGGGTCGTCCACGAGGACCGGGTGGCGGACGTCGAGCGCGAGCGCCGGTACCGCGAGGTCCGCCGCTCCGCCCGCCGTCCCCGCCCGCCGACCGACCCTCGGCCCACCGTCCGCCACCTGTGGTGGCACGGTGCCGTCGAGCGGCTGCACCACCTGTGGTCGCCACGCCACGACGACGCCGTGTCCCGGCACGTCGGGGCGCGGAACGTAGGCTGAGGCCCGTGAGCCCGAGCAACCCGAACGACCGCATCGTGTGGATCGACTGCGAGATGACCGGCCTGGACACCCGCGCGGACGCGCTGGTGGAGGTCGCCGCCGTCGTCACCGACTCCGAGCTGAACGTCCTCGGGGACGGTGTCGACGTCGTCATCAGGCCCCCGGCGCCGGCGCTGGAGCAGATGAACGACCTCGTGCGCGACATGCACACCACGTCCGGGCTGCTCACCGAGCTCGACGCCGGCACGACCCTCGCCGACGCCGAGGCGCGGGTGCTGGAGTACGTGCGCGAGCACGTGCCCGACCCCCGCAAGGCGCCCCTGGCGGGCAACTCGGTCGGCACCGACAAGATGTTCCTCGACCGGGACATGCCGGAGCTGGTCGAGCACCTGCACTACCGGATCATCGACGTGTCCTCCGTCAAGGAGCTGGCACGCCGGTGGTTCCCCCGCGTCTACTTCGCGGCCCCGGCGAAGGACGGCGGGCACCGCGCGCTGGCGGACATCCTGGAGTCCATCGACGAGCTCCGCTACTACCGCGAGGCCCTGTTCGTGCCGCAGCCCGGCCCGGACACGAAGACCGCGCGTGCGGTCGCGGCGCGCGTCAAGGAGACGTCCGTCACCAAGCCCGCGGTGACGTCCTGACGATGTCCTGATCACGTCGGGGAGCATGTACACTTTTCGACGGCCCGGTCCTTCGGTTCCGGTCCGTCCCCTGGTGCTCGAGGGCAGGCCCTGACAGCACCGTGGTGGCTATAGCTCAGTCGGTAGAGCGCCTGGTTGTGGTCCAGGAGGTCGCCGGTTCAAGCCCGGTTAGCCACCCCACGAGCTCGAGGCCCGGACGTCCGCGTCCGGGCCTCGAGCCGTCTCCGGCACCGGCACCGGACCTGTTTCGCGGCACGCCCGGCGGCGCAGCGCGCGCGCACGGCCCGGGTGTGATCGGCTGGGACGTCGGACCGCACCGGTCTGACCAGCACCAGGAGGCGCCATGATCGAGTTCCGGTCGGTCACCAAGACGTACCCGGACGGGACGCACGCCGTCGCGGACTTCGACCTGGTCGTCCCGCCGCACCGCACCACCGTGCTCGTCGGGTCCTCCGGCAGCGGCAAGACGACCCTGCTGCGGATGATCAACCGCATGGTGGAGCCGACGTCCGGCAGCATCGAGATCGACGGCGAGCCCGTCGCCGACCGCGACCCGGTGAAGCTGCGCCGCTCCATCGGCTACGTGCTGCAGAACGGCGGCCTGCTCCCCCACCAGCGGGTCATCGACAACGTCACCACGGTGCTGCGCCTGGACGGTGTGCCCAAGGCCGCCGCGCGGGAGCGTGCGCACGAGGTGCTCGACGTCGTCGGGCTCGACGCCGCGCTCGCGCAGCGGTACCCCAGCCAGCTCTCCGGCGGGCAGCAGCAGCGCGTCGGCGTCGCCCGTGCGCTCGCGGCCGACCCGAACATCCTGCTCATGGACGAGCCGTTCGGCGCCGTCGACCCCATCGTGCGGGCCGAGCTCCAGACGGAGACGCTGCGCCTGCAGCAGGAGCTGCACAAGACGGTCGTGTTCGTCACCCACGACATCGACGAGGCGTTCCTGCTGGGCGACCAGGTGGTCATCCTGGAGAAGAGCGCCGCGGTCGCGCAGATCGGGTCGCCGAGCGAGATCATCGAGAACCCCGCGAGCGAGTTCGTGGCGTCGTTCATCGGCGTCGAGCGGGGCGCCCGCGCCCTGCACACCCGGGCCACCGACCAGGGCACCACCGTGCTGGTGGACGCCAACGGGCGCACCCAGGGCGTGCTCGTGGAGGACGACCGATGACCTGGGTCCTCGACAACCTCGACCTCATCGGCCGCCTCACCGTGGACCACCTGCGCCAGTGCGTGCTGCCGATCGTGCTGGGCCTGGTGCTCTCGGTGCCGGCGGGCTGGCTGGCCTACCGGTTCCGGCTGACCCGCGGGCTGCTGCTCACCCTCGTCGGGCTGCTCTACACGATCCCGTCGCTGGCCCTGTTCGCGCTGCTGCCGCCGGTGCTGGGCATCAGCTTCCTGTCGGAGCTCAACCTCGTCATCGCGCTGACGATCTACGCGGTGGCGATCATGACCCGGTTCGTCGCGGACGCCCTGACCTCCGTCGACCCGGTCGTGCGGCAGGCCGCCGACGCCGTCGGCTACGGGGCGTGGCGCCGGTTCTGGCAGGTCGACCTGCCCCTCGCGGGTCCGGTCGTGCTGGCCGGGCTGCGCGTCACCGCGGTGTCCACCATCTCGCTGGCGACCGTCGGGATCCTCATCGGCATCGACAACCTCGGCTATCTCTTCACCAACGGGTACCAGCGGCAGATCGTCGCCGAGATCCTCGCCGGCGTCGTCGCCGTCGTCCTCATCGCGCTCGTCGTGGACCGGCTGCTCGCCGTCGCCGGGCGTGCCCTCATGCCCTGGGCCCGTGGAGGTGCCGCATGAACCTGTTCGCCGACGCGTTCGCGTGGATCTTCTCCCCCGACCGGGCGACCGGCTCGCTGCCGCTGTCCGAGGCGATCTGGACGCACCTCGCGTTCACGGTGGTGTCCGTGCTCGTCGCCGCGGCCGTCGCGATCCCTGCCGGCTGGGCCGTCGGGCACACCGGCCGGGGCCGCGAGGTCGCGGTCGCGCTGTCCGGCGCGGCCCGCGCCATCCCCTCGTTCGGGCTGGTGCTGCTGCTCGTGCTCGTCGTCGGGGTCACGCACAAGGTCGGCGCCGCCACCACGGCGTTCGTCCTGCTCGCGATCCCGCCGATCCTCGCCGGCGCGTACACCGGCGTGGAGGCCGTGGAGAAGCGTGTCGTCGACGGCGCCCGGGCCGTCGGGATGACGTCGGGGCAGGTGCTGCGCCAGGTCGAGATCCCGCTCGGGCTGCCGCTGCTCGTCGGTGGGCTGCGCTCGGCCACGCTGCAGGTCGTCGCCACCGTCACCCTCGCGGGGTACGTGGGGAGCTGGGGGCTCGGCTTCTACATCGTGCAGGGCATCCAGCTGCGCGACTTCGCCCAGATCCTCGGGGCGTCCCTGCTCGTCGTCGTCCTCGCCGTCGTGCTCGACGTCGTCTTCGCGCTCGCCGAGCGTGCCGTCGTCCCGCGCGGCGTGCGGGTCCGGCAGGGCTCCACCGGTGGGCGGACCCGGCGGCGCCGCGCCACACCGGCACCCGCCTGAACAGGACCAACCGGGCATCGCGTGCTTGACTGAGCCGCACCGACCTCCCCCGCCCGAGCCGACGCCGGGCACGCCCGCAGAGAGGCACACCATGCGCAACGCACGACGCACCACCCTGATCGCCGCCGGTGCCGCGGCGGCCCTGCTCACCCTCACCGCCTGCGGCGGCGACTCCGACCCGCTGGCCGCGGAGTCCGGCGCCGCCGAGAGCCCCGAGGCGGGCACCATCGTCGTCGGCTCCCAGGCCTACTACTCCAACGAGATCGTCGCGGAGATCTACGCCCAGGCCCTGGAGGGCGCGGGCCTCACCGTGGAGCGCAACTTCTCCATCGGTCAGCGCGACGCCTACATGCCGGCGCTCGAGAGCGGCGAGGTGCAGGTGTTCCCCGAGTACACGGGCAACCTGCTGCAGTTCTTCGACCCCGAGACCACGGCGACCACCGCCGAGGACGTCTACGCCGCGCTCGCCGACGCCCTGCCGGACTCGCTCACCGTGCTCGACCAGTCCACCGCGTCCGACCAGGACTCGTACACCGTCACCGGGGAGTTCGCCGAGGCGAACGGGCTGACCTCCATCGCGGACCTCGCGGGCGTCGCCGACCTGACCCTCGGCGGCCCGCCCGAGCTCGAGGAGCGGCCCTACGGCCCGCAGGGGCTGGCGGACGTCTACGGCGTCGACGTCGCCTTCGAGGCCACCGGCGACACCACCGTCCAGGACCTCGTCGCCGGCACCGTGAACGTCGCCAACGTGTTCAGCGCCGACCCCCGCATCCAGACCGAGGGCCTCGTCACCCTGGAGGACCCCGAGGGCCTGTTCCTCGCCTCCAACGTCGTCCCGCTCGTCAGCGCCGGCGTCGCCGACCAGGTCGCCGACGTCCTGAACCCCGTCAGCGCCGCCCTCACCCCCGAGGGCCTCGTCGCCCTCAACGTCGAGTCCACCGAGGAGAAGCGCTCCAGCGACGACATCGCCGCCGACTGGCTCGCGGAGAACGACCTCGGCTGACCTTCACCCGACCGCACGAGCGGGATCGGGTCCGAGGGCGGCGCGGCCGTCAGACGGGACGCGCAGGTCGCGCAGCGACCGTGAGCGCGACCGCGCCGCCCTCGGGTCCGGTCCCGCTCACGCGCACCGGTCCGCAGGACGAGACCTCAGCCGACCCGCGCCACGATCGCGTCGGCAAGCTTGCCGAGCGTGTCGGCGTCCCCGGCGTACTTGAGCCACAGCGACGGCTCGGTGAGCTCGAGCTCGATGACGGTGGGGACGTCGTCGGCACCGTTGACGAGGTCGACCCGGGCGTAGAGGAAGGGCTTGTTCTCGCCGGTGGCCTCGTGGGCGACGGCGAGCGCCTTGCGGGCGACGTCGACCTGGGCGGCGGTGGCCTCGACCGCGCTCATCTGCTCCTTGCGGTACAGGCCCTGGGTGGGGCGGCTGGGACCGGTGAGGAGCGCGTTCTTGTGGACGGCGTGCCGCAGCTCGCCCTCGACGAACACCACGCAGGTCTCACCGGCGGTGTCGACGCTGGTGACGTACGGCTGGATCATGACGGCGCGGCCGGACTCGAGGAGGTCCTTGGCGTGGTCGATGGCCATGGCGCGGGACTGGGCGCTGACGGG contains:
- a CDS encoding ABC transporter substrate-binding protein — protein: MRNARRTTLIAAGAAAALLTLTACGGDSDPLAAESGAAESPEAGTIVVGSQAYYSNEIVAEIYAQALEGAGLTVERNFSIGQRDAYMPALESGEVQVFPEYTGNLLQFFDPETTATTAEDVYAALADALPDSLTVLDQSTASDQDSYTVTGEFAEANGLTSIADLAGVADLTLGGPPELEERPYGPQGLADVYGVDVAFEATGDTTVQDLVAGTVNVANVFSADPRIQTEGLVTLEDPEGLFLASNVVPLVSAGVADQVADVLNPVSAALTPEGLVALNVESTEEKRSSDDIAADWLAENDLG
- a CDS encoding ATP-grasp domain-containing protein; this translates as MTQTKRVGLATCSVLPDLDADDRPLLAALAARGVTAEAVVWDDPDVDWDSYDLVVVRSTYDYSPRRDEFVEWARRVPRLANAADVIAWNTDKTYLQALEQGGVPVIPTIWLDPERHFSKRAIHTRMPAFGDFVVKPVVSAGARDTGRYQPVSAQSRAMAIDHAKDLLESGRAVMIQPYVTSVDTAGETCVVFVEGELRHAVHKNALLTGPSRPTQGLYRKEQMSAVEATAAQVDVARKALAVAHEATGENKPFLYARVDLVNGADDVPTVIELELTEPSLWLKYAGDADTLGKLADAIVARVG